One Microbispora sp. ZYX-F-249 genomic region harbors:
- a CDS encoding TetR/AcrR family transcriptional regulator: MPTGVALHNAREQLFAAAERVLLRDGPSGLTSRAVTTEAGCAKGVLHRHFADFDAFLAELVLDGIARIDAQAAALRRSAGTGTVAGNLTGVLTELFGSVAVAVVGLIISRDGLRARLRQARPGPGLPLLTEAAAMLAAYLAAERDLGRIAADADVDTLAPTLLGASHLLFADRDGGPPQADAVHRMVTTVISGVVRD; the protein is encoded by the coding sequence GTGCCGACGGGGGTTGCCCTCCACAACGCGCGGGAGCAGTTGTTCGCCGCCGCGGAGCGCGTCCTGCTCAGGGACGGACCGAGCGGGCTGACCAGCCGGGCGGTCACCACCGAGGCGGGCTGCGCCAAGGGCGTCCTGCACCGGCACTTCGCCGACTTCGACGCCTTCCTCGCCGAGCTCGTGCTCGACGGCATCGCGAGGATCGACGCCCAGGCCGCCGCCCTGCGCCGGTCCGCCGGGACCGGCACCGTCGCCGGCAACCTCACCGGCGTGCTCACCGAGCTCTTCGGGTCGGTCGCCGTGGCGGTCGTCGGCCTGATCATCTCCAGGGACGGCTTGCGCGCCCGGCTGCGTCAGGCCAGGCCGGGCCCCGGCCTCCCGCTCCTGACGGAGGCCGCGGCCATGCTCGCGGCCTACCTCGCCGCCGAACGCGACCTGGGCCGCATCGCGGCGGACGCCGACGTCGACACGCTCGCTCCCACGCTGCTCGGAGCCTCGCACCTGCTGTTCGCCGACCGGGACGGCGGCCCGCCGCAGGCCGACGCCGTCCACAGGATGGTGACCACCGTCATCTCCGGCGTCGTACGCGACTGA